Below is a genomic region from Gemmatimonadales bacterium.
GGCCCGAGGCCACCTATCTCGTCGAGCGGCTGGTGGACACCTTCGCGCGCGAGATCGGCATGGACCCGGTCGAGCTGCGGCGGAAGAACTTCATCCCGAAGGACGCCTTCCCCTACACCACGGCGACGGGCGTCGCCTACGACTCGGGCAACTACCAGGGCACGCTAGACAAGGCGCTCGGCATGCTCGACTACCAGGCCTTCCGCGCCGAGCAGGAGAAGGCGCGCAAGCAGGGCCGGTACCTCGGCCTGGGCGTGTGCACCTACACCGAGATCTGCGGCCTCGGGCCATCGAACGTGGCGGGCGCGGTGGGATTCGGCGGCGGACTGTACGACTCGGCGCTGGTGCGCGTGTATCCCACCGGCATGGTGCGGGTCTACATCGGCACCAAGCCGCACGGCCAGGGCGAGGAGACGACGTTCGCGCAGATCGTGGCGGACGAGTTCGGCTACCCGGTCGAGAACGTGCAGATCGTGCACGGCGACACCGACAACACCCCGCAGGGCTGGGGCACCTACGGGAGCCGCACCACCGCGGTGGGCGGCATCGCGGTGACGCTCGCGGCGCGGCGGGTGAAGGAGAAGGCGAAGAAGATAGCCGCGCACCTGCTCGAGGCGAACGAGGCCGACCTGGAGTGGAAGGACGGCGCATTCGTGGTGAAAGGTTCGCCCGACAAGAAGAAGACCTTCGCCGAGGCGGCGTTGATGGCCAACGTCGCGTGGAACATGCCGGCGGGCGTGGAGCCCGGCCTCGAGGCGACGGCCTTCTTCGACCCCACGAATTTCGTGTTTCCGTTCGGAGCGCACCTCTGCACCGTGGAAGTGAACGCCGAGACCGGAGAGGTGAAGATCCTCCGCTACATCGCGGTGGACGACTGCGGGCCCCAGATCAATCCGATGATCGTCGAAGGCCAGGTGCACGGCGGCGTCATCCAGGGGATCGGCGAGGCGCTGCAGGAGATCGCGGTATACGACGACCAGGGCCAGCTCCTGACCGGCACGATGATGGACTACGCGGTGCCGAAGGCGAGCCAGATGCCGAAGATCGAGGTCGCCCACACCGTGACGCCGTCACCCGTCAACCCGCTCGGCGTGAAGGGGGTAGGCGAGACCGGCACCATAGCGTCCGTTGCCGCGGTAGTGAACGCGGTGGTGGACGCCCTCGCGCCGCTCGGAATCATTCATATGGACAAGCCGCTCACGCCCGCCCGGGTGTGGGCCGCGATCCAGCGGGCCAAGGGGAACGGAGGCAGCCGATGATCCCCCAGACCTTCGACTACGTGCGCGCCCGGAACATCGGGGACGCGCTGAAGGCGCTCGCGGCGAAGGACGGCGCCAAGGTGATCGCGGGAGGGCACAGCCTGATCCCGATCATGAGGTTCCGTCTCGCGCAGCCCTCCCTACTCGTGGACATCGGCCATCTGCCGGAGCTGCGCGGGATCGCGGAGGCGCGGCGCGGCGCGAAGATCGGCGCGGGTACGACCTACCGCGAGCTGCTGGAGTCGGCGCTCCTCACCGAGCGCTTCCCCATCATCGCCGAATGCACGTCGGGTATCGGAGACCTCCAGGTGCGCAACAAGGGAACGATCGGCGGAGGGCTCGCGCACGCGGACCCGGCAGCGGACATGCCGGCGGTGATGCTCACGCTGGACGCGCGATTCGTCTTGCGCTCGAAGCGCGGCAAGCGCACGGTGGCCGCGCGCGAGTTCTTCCAGGGCTCGTTCTCCACGGCCATGGCTGAGGACGAGCTGATGGTCGAGATCGTCCTGCCGCCGCCGCCGCGCAATGCGGGGATGGCGTACGTGAGCTTCGAGCAGGCGGCCTCCGGCTACGCGCTGGCGGGCGCGGCCGCGATCGTGAAGCGCTCGCGCGCGACGGTCGCCGAGTGCGCGCTCGCGATGACCGGCGTGTCGGACCGCGCCTACCTGGTGAAGGCCACGGAGCAGTTGGTGGGCACCAAGGGCGAGCCGGAGACCATCGAGAAGGTCGCCGCGCAGGCCGCGGACGGTGTCGAGGTGAACGGCGACATCCACGCGCCGGCGGATTATCGCCGGCACCTCGCGACCGTCGCGGCGCGACAGGCGCTGCAGAAGGCGCTGGTGCGGTCGAAGAAGTAGCCGTTGCAGCTCACCTTCGCCGGCTCCCCCGAGGTCGCGGCCCCGCGCGAGGTGTTGTGGGCGCGCCTCCTGGATCCGAGCGCCGTGGCCGCGTGCGCGCCCGGGGTCGAGTCGGTCGAGGCGCTCGACGAGGCCCACTACAAGGTGGTGTGCGCCTTCGGCGTCGGCGCGATCAAGGCGCGCTTCACGTTGCACGTCGAATTGGCGGACCTCGCGCCGCCGGAGGCCGCGAAGATGCGTGCCCACGGCACCGCACCTGGCTCGGTCGTGGACGTGCAGACGGGGATCCGGCTCGAATCGCTCGGGCCCATGCAAACCCGCCTCCACTGGACGGCTGAGGCCACGATCGGCGGCACCATCGCCAGTGTAGGGGCGCGCCTCTTCGAGGGAACCGCCCGCAAGATCATTAACCGGTTCTGGCAGGACTTCGCCGCGAAGGCTTCCGCGTCTATCCTTCCTGCATGAGCGGCCCACCTCCTTCCATTGACGCGCTCCAGGCCGCCTTCGCCGCGCATCGCTACGTCGCCGACCGCGACCTCGCCACCGCCGTCTACCTCTCGCTCGCCCTCGGCCGGCCCCTGTTGCTCGAAGGCGAGGCCGGCGTGGGGAAGACCGAGGTGGGCCGCACCCTCGCCGCCGTGCTCGGCGCAGAGCTGATCCGGCTCCAGTGCTACGAGGGGCTCGACGTCAACACCGCGGTATACGAGTGGGATTATCCGCGGCAGATGCTGGAGATCCGCCTGCTCGAGGCGCGCGGTGAGGCCAAGAGTGCCGCGACCCGCGACATCTTCAGCGAGGAGTTCCTGATCCGCAGGCCGCTCCTCAAGGCGCTGGCGAACTCCCACGCCGCACCGCCGGTGCTCTTGATCGACGAGATCGACCGCGCCGACGAGGAGTTCGAGGCGTACCTGCTCGAGGTGCTCGCCGATTTCGCCGTCACGGTGCCGGAGATAGGCACGATCAAGGCGGATAACCCGCCTCGCGTCATCATAACGAGCAACCGCACCCGCGAGGTGCACGATGCGCTCAAGCGTCGCTGCCTCTACCACTGGATCGACTACCCGACCGCCGAGCGAGAGCTGGCCATCCTCAGCCGCCGCATGCCGGACCTGCCGGCGACGCTGGCACGCGAAGTCGTGACCTTCGTGCAGCGTCTCCGCGCGACCGACCTCACCAAGGTGCCCGGCATCGCGGAGACCATCGACTGGGCCGCCGCGCTGGTCGCCCTCGGCGCGAAGACCCTCGATGCGGAGCAGATCGAGCGCACCCTGGGCGCGCTGCTCAAGTACCAGGAGGACGTGAGCGCGATGCGCGGGGGCGGGGGCGCTAGGAAGCTGCTCGACGAAGTGCGCGCGGGCGCATGAGCCCGTCGTCCGCGGCAGCCGGCGACCGCTCGGGGCACCCGGCACAGCAGGTCGACGGCGAAGCGCTCACCGCCAACGTCGTGCAGTTCGGCCGAGTGCTGCGGCGCGCCGGCCTCCAGGTGGA
It encodes:
- a CDS encoding molybdopterin-dependent oxidoreductase, which gives rise to MPTLFGSSIKRREDPRLITGQATYTDDVKLPGLTYAAILRSPYAHAKLKKVDTRAAKAAPGVLAVYTGADIKDRVVPVLCAWNVPNCDLKTPPHPLLAHEKVRYVGDGVAMVVAESRAAARDALDLIEVDYEPLQAVTDPEKAAQPGAPQLHAEVPNNIAFTWVVAGGNADEAFAKAEVKVKLRIVQNRLLPTAMEPRAAVASYNNGTGQLTLWATSQNPHIHRFLASVMLKLPEHRVRVIAPEVGGGFGSKIPCYADEVLCGLASMDLNRPVKWTEDRSENYKATIHGRDHIEYVEMCGTRDGKITGLKTKVYAGLGAYASTAAPGVPTILHGLMYSGAYTIPNIHGTVIGVYATATPVDAYRGAGRPEATYLVERLVDTFAREIGMDPVELRRKNFIPKDAFPYTTATGVAYDSGNYQGTLDKALGMLDYQAFRAEQEKARKQGRYLGLGVCTYTEICGLGPSNVAGAVGFGGGLYDSALVRVYPTGMVRVYIGTKPHGQGEETTFAQIVADEFGYPVENVQIVHGDTDNTPQGWGTYGSRTTAVGGIAVTLAARRVKEKAKKIAAHLLEANEADLEWKDGAFVVKGSPDKKKTFAEAALMANVAWNMPAGVEPGLEATAFFDPTNFVFPFGAHLCTVEVNAETGEVKILRYIAVDDCGPQINPMIVEGQVHGGVIQGIGEALQEIAVYDDQGQLLTGTMMDYAVPKASQMPKIEVAHTVTPSPVNPLGVKGVGETGTIASVAAVVNAVVDALAPLGIIHMDKPLTPARVWAAIQRAKGNGGSR
- a CDS encoding xanthine dehydrogenase family protein subunit M, which gives rise to MIPQTFDYVRARNIGDALKALAAKDGAKVIAGGHSLIPIMRFRLAQPSLLVDIGHLPELRGIAEARRGAKIGAGTTYRELLESALLTERFPIIAECTSGIGDLQVRNKGTIGGGLAHADPAADMPAVMLTLDARFVLRSKRGKRTVAAREFFQGSFSTAMAEDELMVEIVLPPPPRNAGMAYVSFEQAASGYALAGAAAIVKRSRATVAECALAMTGVSDRAYLVKATEQLVGTKGEPETIEKVAAQAADGVEVNGDIHAPADYRRHLATVAARQALQKALVRSKK
- a CDS encoding carbon monoxide dehydrogenase subunit G, which translates into the protein MQLTFAGSPEVAAPREVLWARLLDPSAVAACAPGVESVEALDEAHYKVVCAFGVGAIKARFTLHVELADLAPPEAAKMRAHGTAPGSVVDVQTGIRLESLGPMQTRLHWTAEATIGGTIASVGARLFEGTARKIINRFWQDFAAKASASILPA
- a CDS encoding MoxR family ATPase, which translates into the protein MSGPPPSIDALQAAFAAHRYVADRDLATAVYLSLALGRPLLLEGEAGVGKTEVGRTLAAVLGAELIRLQCYEGLDVNTAVYEWDYPRQMLEIRLLEARGEAKSAATRDIFSEEFLIRRPLLKALANSHAAPPVLLIDEIDRADEEFEAYLLEVLADFAVTVPEIGTIKADNPPRVIITSNRTREVHDALKRRCLYHWIDYPTAERELAILSRRMPDLPATLAREVVTFVQRLRATDLTKVPGIAETIDWAAALVALGAKTLDAEQIERTLGALLKYQEDVSAMRGGGGARKLLDEVRAGA